The Chitinibacter bivalviorum genomic interval CGGCAATGAACAGGGCGATTACGCTGCGCTAATCGCCCCTACCGTGCTCAACTTACCGCATTGTGGGGGCGGAAATCGCAAGGGGGCTGCGAGCAGTTCACATGCGCAAATCAAGATTTTCACATCCTACTTGGCTAGTTGAATTATAAAATCAAACAAATCGCCTTCAAATTCAAGATCCCCTGAGTCTATGTGCATGTGTGTGGTGTCGGATATTTTCCCTGAAAAAACATTATAAATTGAAGAGGCCAAAATCTCTATTGCATTGGCTGACAAATAAATATTGTTGCTCCAATTGTCATTGTCAAGCCTGGACGTCTTTGCTGGGTGTAAATTAATCCTGCAGTTAACCCCGGTTATTTCTATTGCAATTTTTAATTGCAGTCTTTTTGCAAAATCAAGCAATTCATCTTTTGTGCCGAATATGATAAAGCTCAAGAATTCATCTTGGTTGTCAATGTGTACCTGCATTCTAATAATCACCTTTTATGATGGTTGATGGATTAATTGCAATGTGAGGGTCTGCCAATAATGAATTTTTACCTTGCACTACACTATTAATTTGAGTTTGCAGGTTTAAGTGCGGGCCGAGTTCCTGTACATGTTTATTGCTTGGGTTAATATCAAATCCAGCGCGCAAAGTGATGCTATTTCCTTTTTCATCAGTAAAAGAATTAATCATTTGTACCCCAGTTGGTTTGTTGATTGTTCTTATGCTGCCTAGGCCCAAAAAGTTAGCCGCTGCGTCTAAAGCTTCTGAAACACTAATTCCTTCTGTACGGCCTTTTAACGAATTTGCTATTGATCCCAGGCGGCTTGCAACATTTGCCAAGCCCGAACTAAATTGCCCGCTGGGGCCAAGAGCATCCATCTGTTCGCCAAACCCAGGGGCTTTGGATATTTTAGAGGGGCTAACGCCCAAACTCATCATATCCATGAGCGCTCCACTTGAAACACTGCGACCGGCTATCTTAGCGCCTTCATTTTCTGGGCCATTACCTTCAGGCTGCCGCCCATCCGGATCAACAAATTTAAACGGATTATTGTTCGCGTACGCGTAGCGGTTAAAGCTGTGGATTGGATTTGATACGTTCCAGTCTACCGGGTCGATGGCGGCGAAGCGGCCCAGCAGCGGGTCGTACCAGCGGGCGCCGAAGTAGGTGAGGCCAATTGCTTCCTCGTGCGGTTTGCCGGTGAACCATTGCTGGTTTTTGCTCGGGCTGCCGTCGGTGGCTTTGTCACCGAATGGTTTATAGCTGGCTCGCCAGAGCAGGCTGCCGCTGGCATCGGTCGCCGCAATCGGGCTGCCTACTGCGTCGTTGTGGTAGTAGGTGGTCGTGCCGTTGCTGTCGGCGTCGACCAGTTTCTGTCGCCCCAGATACAGGTGATTGCTGCTCGCGCCGGTACTCAGGTCTTTGTCGAAATACAGCAGGCCGTCGAGGCCGGTGAATTCGAGTTTGTTTTGCCCATTGCCGACGCTCAATACGCGCGTGCCTGCGCCGTCGTAGGTATAGGCGATCTGGCTGGCGCTGCCTTTGTTCACCCAGCGCAGATTGCCAGCGGCATCGTATTGGTAAGTCTGCCCATCACCCCGGCTGCTGAGGTTGCCCCAGCCGTCATACGTCAATGAATAGCTTTTGTTCCCCGTGACCGTTTTGAGTTTTTGATTGGGCTCGTAGCCGTATTCAAGACGGTAGTCGCCAAAGCTTTGCTTGGTGATGTTGCCATTGCCGTCATAATAAATGTCTCCCTTGCCCCAGGGGCCGTCAGAGACCAGCAAACGATCAACTTCATCGTAGCTATTGCTGCGATCCCAGTTCGGGTAAACGCTGTCTGTCACGGTGATGAGATTACCCACGGCATCAAAACCATAGCGGGTGTCGACCAGCACCCTGGCGGCGATGACGGCATTGTTGTACGCAATCAGATCCTGATCGTATTTGGCCTTGGCCTGGTTATAGCTGGCGACGGATTGCTGGTATTGCTGCTGCGCCTGGTTGTAGGCGGCCAGATTGGATTGGTAGCTTTGATACTGCTGATTATAAGTCGCGACTTGGCTACGGTATGTGTTCCAGGCTGTCGCTTTGGGCTGCCAATCGGCCAGGCATGGGTTTAATTTTGTCGTCGTCCATGTCGATAGCGCACTTTGATACTGCTCTGGACGCACATATTGGGTCGACAGCGGCGGGGGATAAATCGCCCGGCAGCCAGCTTGCCCATCACTCCAGAAGGTTCCGCGTTGATTCCAGCTTGTTGTACAGGAGGCCATTTGGCTTTGCCAAGTTGCATAGGCAGCTTTATAACGGTCGCTTGCGCCACTTAAGCCATTAAAATCGCTGAGCAAAGGTTCCCGATAGAGTGCTCTGCAGGCGGTGTCGGCACTCATTGTGGCGCCCGGCTCGGCATATCCTGGTTGCGCCGGGGCCGTGGGGGCTACAGGCGGTGATTGTGTAAACGGCGCTGGCGGCGTGGGTGATACCGGTGCCTGTGGTATTTGGGAATTGGCTGGCACCAATTTCTGCAAAGTTGGCCAACCACGCACACCAAAATCGAATTGGTTGATGCGGCCATTCGCATTGCGATATTCAAGAACTTGGTGACGAGGATTGTATTTCAGTCCCGTGACATAAGAGCCTAATCCTGTGGGACGGCCAAATGCATCGGGATATAGATCGATTTTTTGCCCTGTGGGATAAGTAATCGAAGCTCTTTGATCGTTTGCATCGTAGGCATACTGCAGGGTATAGCTATTACCTGCTGCAGTCAGAGTCTCGTTGCTCAGATTATTATTGGCATCATAGGCCCATGCGCGGTTGATCGTGTTCGTTTTCTGCGCAATCAGATTGGCATTTTCATCGTAGCTAAGACAAGCAGTCTCCATAGATTGGTCAGCTACAGAGATTGTTTTAACCTTATTATTACCATCATAAGTGTATGACGTTGCGGGCAACTGATTCACCTGCTTAATCACAACATTACCCGCAAGATCATTAACAAATGTTGTTGTGCCCAGCTCAGGATCAGTTCTTTGCACTAAATAATGCTTGCTGTCGTAGACCCAAGTCCGTGACACATTGTTTTGCGTGACTTTGCGGACTTTGCCCAGCAAATCGCGTTCAATGACGGCTGTTTCGCTCACTAAAGCCGGAGAAACTCGGATCAATTCTTTTTTGTCTGGATTACCAATAGCACGATACTGGAAGGTGGTTTTTACACCGCGTTCTTCAATCTCGGTTACCTCGCTACCAGAATAAGAGTATGAGCGCGAGGTGCCATCAGCATGGACAATTTTTGTGATTCTTCCAAGCGTGTCATAGCTGAAGGTATCGCCCTGATTCGGTGTACCTGGATAACTTTCGTAAGTTTTTCGCCCCAAGCTATCAATGATGCTTGTCGTGGCGAAGCCGTTGAGTATTTTTTGGTTACTCCGTCCAAAACCATCCCAGCTTTCGTATTGAGTCATGCTTCCACGAGTAGCGGTGCGAGAGGTGGGCGACCATTGAATATTGGTTGGATTACCCGACGGCGGTGTAACTGTGACCACCCGATCCATATTGTCATAACGATATACAGTAACATTGCCACGGGGATTTTTTACCGAAGTAATATTGCCAAAATCATCAACCGTCCGATTGATTGTTGCGTTCGATACATTGGCTAAACAAGACAAGGTTTCTTGCCCTGTTGCCACCTGCTTAGTCTCAATCAATGGAACGCCTCGATAGTAATTATCGAAGGTCGTAACAAGCCCTCGTGGATCCTTTACTGACCGCAGTTCACCATTCGGGAAGTTATCAAATTCAGTGACAACCCCATTCTTGTTTTCAAGCAGCAGGTTGCCATAAATATCAAATGATCTCGCGATAGCCGATACTGCGGGCTGACCTACATCGGCACTGATCGTCTCTGATTGAATTCGATCCAATCGCCACGCAGACGGCGGCATATAGTAGGCATAGGTAGTATTTCGACTAACACCGTCCCCTGTTGTGGTAACTGACACAGGCCGGGCATATACATCGAAAGTGCTTTGTTCAGTGTACTGAGCTCCCTGACGATTAATCGTCACACGATCTTGGAGTGGAATGTTGACTTGTTGTCCAATGCAGCTAAGTCCCTCATTGGTTTCTAAAGAAATAAAATGATGCCCAAAGCTGCTAATCTTCAAGGGTGACCAAGCAAACTCAGTCGACTGTGTCAAACGGCCTTGACTATCAAGTATCTCGCTCTTTTTTTGTAAGCCAATTTTCCATCGGTCAGTAGTACAAGAAACGACATCATCCGCATTCATGTAACTTGTAACTTCAGTTGAGCCATCAGGGCGCAAAACTTTGCGGACATCCAGTGGCGTGGTCGCACTGCGGTTGATAAACAGATTGGCGGCAGGTGCAAACGTGCTATACACCCAGACTCCGCCATCGGAAGTCGTTTTCTTCCAGACTGCAGCCTGTGACACCAATGCATTACCAACAATGGCGTTCTTAATAATACCTTTGCACTGTTCCTTGTCGGCGGGTGATGCATCAACTCGCAAGCAGGCGGGACTATTCAAATTAGCAAAGGCATTTAAATCATATGGCTGCCAACCATATTCATAATTAATAACCCCCCCTTGTGGGGTTGTAATTCGATTAGGCAATCCAACAAACATGTCCAATGGTTTTAAAGCAGGTATCCGCTCAGCCTGATAAAAACCAATTTTCCAGCTTGATCCATCAGGGTTAGTAATCAGCACATCAGGTTCGTTAATTACCAGCAGATCAGTTGATGAATTGCCGGAAAATTGCCATATTCGCTCACCAGCTCTGATATTGATCAGATTCCCGCCCGAATAGCCGAGTTGAACAACGCGCCCATCTGTCGCCGTAATTTTTGCAATCTTTCCGGATAGATATTCCAGACTCAGACTTTCAGTATTCGGCCCTTTAATCTGACTGGGGGAGAAAAATAAAACGCTAGAGTCAGTTTTACCGTACTCTGCGCAGGTATTAATATTGCCAATCTGGCATTGAGTGAAGTAATTAGGCAGATAGTCGGTTTTGTACAACTTCCCCGCATGTTTTTGATCTAGCCGATATGTCAGACCTGCAGGAGATTCGAGGACTGCTGAATTAGGCCCAGAGCATGTTAATTTCCATTGATTTATCGAAATGAAGGATTGAAACGTCCAGTCTTTTGCATGAAGCTCAAAAGTCGATCCATCTGGCATTTCGAGAACAGGGAGTAAACTATCGTATTGATAAATCCCTTCTGTGCGAGCGTGCTGTGCTGGAATGCCACATAAATTCTCATTCTGACCATTGATCCGGACCCGGGGTACAAAAACCCCGCGTGATTCTGCTGCACCCTGCCGATAGTTCCACGAGAGCCCAATAGGGAGCTTGCCATTACCTGACCATGAAAGAATTGGGATATTAATGCGCATCGATCCACTGAAGGGATCGATTTGCTCAAAGTGAGCATCTGGCGCTTCATTGCGTTTTATGGGGAGATTGTCCTCTAAATTGATATTTTTGAGAGGAAGTCCAGCTCCGCTTACAACTGCCTCCCCATGAGCGATATTCAAAAAGAAGCTAAGTACGCAGAATAAAACTGATTTAGACACAATCAATACCAGAGTGACGGAACTAGAAAAATGCGACTATATCAGTTGTAACAAAATTCTTACAGCGCATTGCTGCCGTCAACAAATCTCAAGTAGTAAATTCTGACTGGTCTAGATACGGCAACCAATTCAAGATATCTGGACTGTCCGCTTAGGCCGATGTGTCGATGCCGATGCGTCAAAAACGAAAGGCCGCAATCTATCAGGTTGCGGCCTTCATCTTTGCGGCGCCAGAACTTGGCTACTCGGCCCTTACGGACAATCGATATAACGTAGGGCAATGTTGGAATAAACAGAATTTTTGACAAACATCTGCCGCGACTTCATAAGCTAATCTGCTTGCCAGCGATATTCAAATGCATCTGATTCCATCACCAGAGCATCCCGTTTTTCTTTGCCTCCTGGAATGTTCGGCATCATCATCAATTGCATCTGAATGGCGTTGGTAATGCCACTCAGGCAAGTTTTGGTTTTGATCCAGTTCACCGGGCTGAATACCTTGCCTCCAGGCTGCGGCTCATTGGCGGCGGCCTCTAATGCGAAGTTCAACGCTGTAGCTGCCACCGTCACAGTCCATTCGGCGATGCCTTTCTCTTGCGCCAGCTGCCAAGCGCGATCAGGTGCTGGCACACGATCCACATGCTTGCTCGCTACCGCAAAGCACATAGACACTGCATATAGGTGGTGGAAGGGTGCATAGGCGCGCATTGCTAGAAGCGTCTCATTGAAGCCGTGTGGGTTGTTCTTGCTCCATCCGGATTCTACTAATGTCATCCAATCCTGAAGAGCTGCAATGCGTTCCGGCGTATAGTCGCGCTTGAAAAGCTGTTCGAAATACTTGTCGAAAATCTTGGTCTCACTGTATGAGATGTTGGGTCTTTGTGAATGCCAAGCCATCAGGCGCTTGCCCAAATTTCCCAAGTCCACCACCCGCGCAGAATTCTTTGCTGCGAAGGGCTGTTCTCCGCGTTTGGTCAAGAATTGTCCATCTGAGTAGCGCTGCTCAAAGGATTTTTTCAGCGCCAATACACGTTTGTCATTGCTTCGCAAGTCGCGTGGTTTAACAGTGGACTGTGAGTTGGTCGAGATACTGATGCGGTCAGCACGATCATGCTGCGGAATTTCGTAGAAACGGAACATCACGAATGTGTCGTCGAGGAGCTTGACCTTCTCGCTACATGACAGGATGGTGGTTAGCGACTGGCAGCCATTGACTACACTCAAACCTTGCAACTGTAGCTGATCTCCTTGCAATGCCATGTGAGAACAAATTGCCGTGATTCCGTTGTGAAAGAAGAAAAAGTCACGATGCTTGTCACCATAGATGGTGGACTTGATTTGCTTATTCACACTGTTGGACAAACCCAGCGACTGCCGCACGTTTTTCTGGAAGAGCGCTCCGTCCTTTATGCCAGGAAAAGCCAGACAGTCTTTCAAGGGTATCGCTGCGACTATCACCGCCGTGCCTGCCATGTCCATGCTCATGTACTTACCCGGCATCAACGTCAGCTCGTGCTTGAGGAAGGGATTCTCCTTTTCCAGAGCCAATTCATAACGGCGCTGCAACTCTTCGGTGTTTACCAACGTCAGCGTGGCGGGTAGGTCGT includes:
- a CDS encoding RHS repeat domain-containing protein is translated as MSKSVLFCVLSFFLNIAHGEAVVSGAGLPLKNINLEDNLPIKRNEAPDAHFEQIDPFSGSMRINIPILSWSGNGKLPIGLSWNYRQGAAESRGVFVPRVRINGQNENLCGIPAQHARTEGIYQYDSLLPVLEMPDGSTFELHAKDWTFQSFISINQWKLTCSGPNSAVLESPAGLTYRLDQKHAGKLYKTDYLPNYFTQCQIGNINTCAEYGKTDSSVLFFSPSQIKGPNTESLSLEYLSGKIAKITATDGRVVQLGYSGGNLINIRAGERIWQFSGNSSTDLLVINEPDVLITNPDGSSWKIGFYQAERIPALKPLDMFVGLPNRITTPQGGVINYEYGWQPYDLNAFANLNSPACLRVDASPADKEQCKGIIKNAIVGNALVSQAAVWKKTTSDGGVWVYSTFAPAANLFINRSATTPLDVRKVLRPDGSTEVTSYMNADDVVSCTTDRWKIGLQKKSEILDSQGRLTQSTEFAWSPLKISSFGHHFISLETNEGLSCIGQQVNIPLQDRVTINRQGAQYTEQSTFDVYARPVSVTTTGDGVSRNTTYAYYMPPSAWRLDRIQSETISADVGQPAVSAIARSFDIYGNLLLENKNGVVTEFDNFPNGELRSVKDPRGLVTTFDNYYRGVPLIETKQVATGQETLSCLANVSNATINRTVDDFGNITSVKNPRGNVTVYRYDNMDRVVTVTPPSGNPTNIQWSPTSRTATRGSMTQYESWDGFGRSNQKILNGFATTSIIDSLGRKTYESYPGTPNQGDTFSYDTLGRITKIVHADGTSRSYSYSGSEVTEIEERGVKTTFQYRAIGNPDKKELIRVSPALVSETAVIERDLLGKVRKVTQNNVSRTWVYDSKHYLVQRTDPELGTTTFVNDLAGNVVIKQVNQLPATSYTYDGNNKVKTISVADQSMETACLSYDENANLIAQKTNTINRAWAYDANNNLSNETLTAAGNSYTLQYAYDANDQRASITYPTGQKIDLYPDAFGRPTGLGSYVTGLKYNPRHQVLEYRNANGRINQFDFGVRGWPTLQKLVPANSQIPQAPVSPTPPAPFTQSPPVAPTAPAQPGYAEPGATMSADTACRALYREPLLSDFNGLSGASDRYKAAYATWQSQMASCTTSWNQRGTFWSDGQAGCRAIYPPPLSTQYVRPEQYQSALSTWTTTKLNPCLADWQPKATAWNTYRSQVATYNQQYQSYQSNLAAYNQAQQQYQQSVASYNQAKAKYDQDLIAYNNAVIAARVLVDTRYGFDAVGNLITVTDSVYPNWDRSNSYDEVDRLLVSDGPWGKGDIYYDGNGNITKQSFGDYRLEYGYEPNQKLKTVTGNKSYSLTYDGWGNLSSRGDGQTYQYDAAGNLRWVNKGSASQIAYTYDGAGTRVLSVGNGQNKLEFTGLDGLLYFDKDLSTGASSNHLYLGRQKLVDADSNGTTTYYHNDAVGSPIAATDASGSLLWRASYKPFGDKATDGSPSKNQQWFTGKPHEEAIGLTYFGARWYDPLLGRFAAIDPVDWNVSNPIHSFNRYAYANNNPFKFVDPDGRQPEGNGPENEGAKIAGRSVSSGALMDMMSLGVSPSKISKAPGFGEQMDALGPSGQFSSGLANVASRLGSIANSLKGRTEGISVSEALDAAANFLGLGSIRTINKPTGVQMINSFTDEKGNSITLRAGFDINPSNKHVQELGPHLNLQTQINSVVQGKNSLLADPHIAINPSTIIKGDY
- a CDS encoding AIPR family protein, whose product is MFEKIKQDITQNYYQQHFPNDGQRFVAWYVRNIHGQDASQARYCITDGADDKQIDAIVIDDDSQAVYVVQGKFITTQPVDAAPLREVLSSWVQLKDLASLQENANTRLKQRLTDLSIALDDGYDIHFELITTGELTDAARHDLSIFQNELAASDDLPATLTLVNTEELQRRYELALEKENPFLKHELTLMPGKYMSMDMAGTAVIVAAIPLKDCLAFPGIKDGALFQKNVRQSLGLSNSVNKQIKSTIYGDKHRDFFFFHNGITAICSHMALQGDQLQLQGLSVVNGCQSLTTILSCSEKVKLLDDTFVMFRFYEIPQHDRADRISISTNSQSTVKPRDLRSNDKRVLALKKSFEQRYSDGQFLTKRGEQPFAAKNSARVVDLGNLGKRLMAWHSQRPNISYSETKIFDKYFEQLFKRDYTPERIAALQDWMTLVESGWSKNNPHGFNETLLAMRAYAPFHHLYAVSMCFAVASKHVDRVPAPDRAWQLAQEKGIAEWTVTVAATALNFALEAAANEPQPGGKVFSPVNWIKTKTCLSGITNAIQMQLMMMPNIPGGKEKRDALVMESDAFEYRWQAD